A window of the Janthinobacterium agaricidamnosum NBRC 102515 = DSM 9628 genome harbors these coding sequences:
- the flgM gene encoding flagellar biosynthesis anti-sigma factor FlgM: protein MKISSGTASGARAIERSAAAAPADSAAEATPGAAAGAGNATPLQSAVLQPAMAALRAMPDIDHERVALLRDALAKGELPFDAGKLAGLIQRFHGGES from the coding sequence ATGAAAATTTCCAGCGGCACTGCCAGCGGCGCCCGCGCCATTGAACGCAGCGCAGCCGCCGCCCCCGCCGACAGCGCCGCCGAGGCCACGCCCGGAGCGGCGGCAGGCGCCGGCAACGCCACGCCGCTGCAATCGGCGGTATTGCAGCCAGCCATGGCCGCATTGCGCGCCATGCCGGATATCGACCATGAACGGGTAGCCCTGCTGCGCGATGCGCTGGCCAAGGGCGAATTGCCGTTCGACGCCGGCAAGCTGGCCGGCTTGATCCAGCGCTTCCACGGCGGTGAATCATGA
- a CDS encoding FliA/WhiG family RNA polymerase sigma factor has protein sequence MVSDAAYADQYADAYGAGEYAGAGAVLDAAEEQRHLLAYAPLVKRIVRQLNSQISGAVDRDDMEQIGLMGLLEALRRYGVPDQAFGGYASLRIRGAILDELRRQDWRPRAVRQESHRLRDSVRALTRRLGREPGEQEIIAALGITAEAYQQYQLAENAEQLGSFDELLQEGGIGSGGDSAPSPEDLLMVRRSLEQALRGLNEREQRVVQMYYEFELSYKEIAAVLDLTDARVCQLNKAALVKMKAVLQGG, from the coding sequence GTGGTGAGCGACGCGGCTTATGCCGACCAGTACGCCGACGCTTACGGCGCCGGGGAATATGCCGGCGCCGGCGCCGTGCTCGACGCGGCCGAGGAACAGCGCCATTTGCTGGCCTATGCGCCGCTGGTCAAGCGCATCGTGCGCCAGCTCAATTCGCAGATTTCGGGCGCCGTCGACCGCGACGACATGGAGCAGATCGGTTTGATGGGTCTGCTTGAAGCACTGCGCCGCTACGGCGTGCCGGACCAGGCTTTCGGCGGTTACGCCAGCCTGCGCATCCGCGGCGCGATCCTGGATGAATTGCGGCGCCAGGATTGGCGGCCGCGCGCGGTACGCCAGGAAAGCCACCGCCTGCGCGACAGCGTGCGCGCGCTGACCCGGCGCCTGGGCCGCGAACCGGGCGAGCAGGAAATCATCGCCGCGCTGGGCATCACGGCCGAGGCCTACCAGCAATACCAGTTGGCGGAAAACGCCGAGCAGCTCGGCAGTTTCGACGAACTGCTGCAGGAGGGCGGCATCGGCAGCGGCGGCGACAGCGCGCCCAGTCCGGAAGACTTGCTGATGGTGCGGCGCAGCCTGGAACAGGCCTTGCGCGGCTTGAATGAGCGCGAGCAGCGGGTGGTGCAAATGTATTACGAATTCGAACTCAGCTACAAGGAAATCGCCGCCGTGCTCGATTTGACCGACGCCCGCGTGTGCCAGTTGAACAAGGCGGCGCTGGTCAAGATGAAAGCCGTGCTGCAAGGCGGATAG
- the flgB gene encoding flagellar basal body rod protein FlgB, which yields MGINFKEALGVHADALQLRADRTRVLAANIANENTPGFQAKDMDFGAALQQLQDREEGGLSVDDAAASLYRVPYHPSRDGNTVEIGVEQAAFSQNASDFQTSLSFASMKLKGLAKAIAGQ from the coding sequence ATGGGGATTAATTTCAAGGAAGCACTGGGAGTGCACGCCGATGCGTTGCAGTTGCGGGCCGACCGCACGCGCGTGCTGGCGGCCAATATCGCCAACGAAAACACCCCTGGTTTTCAGGCCAAGGACATGGATTTCGGCGCCGCGCTGCAGCAACTGCAAGACCGCGAAGAAGGCGGCCTGTCGGTCGACGACGCCGCCGCGTCGCTGTACCGGGTACCCTACCATCCCAGCCGCGACGGCAACACCGTCGAGATCGGCGTAGAACAAGCGGCGTTTTCGCAGAACGCCTCCGATTTCCAGACCAGCCTCAGTTTCGCCAGCATGAAACTGAAAGGCCTGGCCAAAGCCATCGCAGGACAATAA
- a CDS encoding glycoside hydrolase family 73 protein, producing the protein MRQADFFTAPTSATQPAQATAPAMASTPAAGGASFSSVFRQVQNEVNGFIGAGSASHAAPPPALTPEGLAYLGRSQPGSALAAINQGGSSGVDSQLQQQFLDAIKPWAEEAGARLGVAPEIVAAHAALESGWGQRPLRQGGQDSNNLFGVKAGKQWSGDVTSALTTEYEGGAALKKTERFRSYPDQASAFRDYAQVLLDNPRYKAALGAGSDAGAFAQGLARGGYATDPAYADKLARLARLASRLQQQSK; encoded by the coding sequence ATGCGCCAGGCTGATTTCTTTACCGCGCCGACCAGCGCCACCCAGCCTGCCCAGGCTACCGCCCCGGCCATGGCCAGCACTCCGGCCGCCGGCGGCGCCAGTTTCAGCAGCGTGTTCCGGCAAGTGCAGAACGAAGTGAACGGCTTTATCGGTGCCGGTTCCGCCAGCCATGCAGCGCCCCCGCCGGCCCTGACGCCGGAAGGCCTGGCCTACCTGGGCCGCAGCCAGCCGGGCAGCGCGCTGGCGGCCATCAACCAGGGCGGCTCAAGCGGCGTCGACAGCCAGTTGCAGCAGCAATTCCTCGACGCGATCAAGCCATGGGCCGAGGAAGCCGGCGCGCGCCTCGGCGTGGCGCCGGAAATCGTCGCCGCCCACGCGGCGCTGGAATCGGGCTGGGGCCAGCGGCCGTTGCGGCAAGGCGGACAAGACAGCAACAACCTGTTTGGCGTCAAGGCCGGCAAGCAATGGTCGGGCGACGTGACCAGCGCGCTGACCACCGAATACGAAGGCGGCGCGGCGCTGAAGAAAACCGAGCGTTTCCGCAGCTATCCGGACCAGGCCAGCGCATTCCGCGACTATGCGCAAGTGCTGCTGGATAACCCGCGCTACAAGGCGGCGCTGGGCGCCGGCAGCGACGCCGGCGCCTTTGCCCAAGGCCTGGCGCGCGGCGGCTACGCCACCGACCCGGCCTATGCCGACAAGCTGGCCAGGCTGGCCAGGCTGGCCAGCCGCCTGCAACAACAGAGCAAATAA
- the fliS gene encoding flagellar export chaperone FliS, translating into MLNNDAYGNYHAVNLDAQTARATPVELVLVLTDGLLEELARARGHIVGKRYEQKAISLDKCTQIINGLSSSLNFDDGGEVVVNLARLYDYCVARLYTAGIKLDPTLIDEVTTLMTTIKRGWLGVQANHG; encoded by the coding sequence ATGTTAAATAATGATGCTTACGGCAATTACCATGCGGTCAACCTGGACGCCCAGACGGCCCGCGCCACGCCGGTCGAACTGGTGCTGGTGCTGACCGATGGCCTGCTGGAAGAATTGGCGCGCGCGCGCGGCCACATCGTCGGCAAGCGCTATGAGCAAAAGGCAATCAGCCTCGACAAATGCACGCAAATCATCAATGGCTTGTCGAGTTCGCTCAATTTCGACGATGGCGGCGAAGTGGTGGTCAATCTGGCGCGCCTGTACGACTATTGCGTGGCGCGCCTGTACACCGCCGGCATCAAGCTCGATCCGACGCTGATCGACGAAGTGACCACGCTGATGACCACCATCAAGCGCGGCTGGCTCGGCGTACAGGCCAACCATGGATAG
- a CDS encoding flagellar hook protein FlgE codes for MSFDIALSGIQAINEQLNTTSNNIANAGTFGFKSSRANFSAMYAGSRPTGAEVGSLSQSINLGGGVLKTGRGLDAAIDGRGFFVSRDAQNTLSYSRVGIFKAGSDGYLVDSNGRKVQGYGTVPGSTALGPVGDLKIPTGQIPAQASTKLEYTTNLSAGWSVKTGTFNKGDSQTYNDSRTSQLYDSLGVAHTLNQYFVKTGANTVEVHYTLDNTAVGGVTQLAFDTRGQLATINGNGPTNPPPTPVPADYQPTFATVPLTSGAIAGANPITLAINYNGSTQYAGDTSISANKWDGSTSGTYTGVELASDGSLVASYSNGSKQNVGTIALATFADEAALTAVSDTSWVASAASGNALYDRPGVGMSAKLSTNSLEQSNVDITSELVGLMTSQRNYQANSKVISTESAMMQSLMQAL; via the coding sequence ATGAGTTTCGACATCGCGCTGTCCGGCATCCAGGCCATCAACGAGCAACTGAACACCACCAGTAACAATATCGCCAACGCCGGCACCTTCGGCTTCAAGAGCAGCCGCGCCAACTTCTCGGCGATGTACGCCGGCTCGCGCCCGACCGGCGCTGAAGTGGGCTCGCTGTCCCAGAGCATCAACCTGGGCGGCGGCGTGCTGAAGACCGGCCGCGGGCTCGACGCGGCGATCGACGGCCGCGGCTTCTTCGTCAGCCGCGATGCGCAAAACACGCTGAGCTACAGCCGGGTCGGCATTTTCAAGGCGGGCTCCGACGGCTACCTGGTCGACAGCAACGGCAGGAAAGTGCAAGGTTATGGCACGGTACCGGGCAGCACCGCGCTGGGCCCGGTGGGCGACCTGAAAATCCCGACCGGCCAGATTCCGGCCCAGGCCAGCACCAAGCTGGAGTACACCACCAACCTGTCGGCCGGATGGTCGGTCAAGACCGGCACGTTCAACAAGGGCGACAGCCAGACCTACAACGACTCCAGGACCTCGCAGTTGTACGATTCGCTCGGCGTGGCGCATACGCTGAACCAGTATTTCGTAAAAACCGGCGCCAACACCGTCGAAGTGCATTACACGCTGGACAACACGGCCGTCGGCGGCGTGACCCAGCTGGCGTTCGACACCAGGGGCCAGCTGGCCACCATCAATGGCAACGGCCCGACCAATCCGCCGCCGACGCCGGTGCCGGCCGACTACCAGCCGACCTTCGCCACCGTGCCGCTGACCAGCGGCGCGATTGCCGGCGCCAACCCCATCACGCTGGCGATCAACTACAACGGCAGCACCCAGTATGCCGGCGACACCAGCATCTCGGCCAACAAGTGGGACGGCAGCACGTCCGGCACCTACACCGGCGTGGAACTGGCCAGCGACGGTTCGCTGGTGGCCAGCTACAGCAACGGTTCGAAACAGAATGTCGGCACCATCGCGCTGGCCACGTTCGCCGATGAAGCCGCACTGACCGCGGTCAGCGACACCAGCTGGGTCGCCTCGGCCGCTTCCGGCAACGCGCTGTACGACCGTCCAGGCGTCGGCATGTCGGCCAAGCTGTCGACCAACTCGCTGGAACAGTCGAACGTCGACATCACCAGCGAGCTGGTGGGCCTGATGACGTCGCAGCGCAATTACCAGGCCAACTCGAAGGTCATTTCGACCGAGAGCGCGATGATGCAATCGCTGATGCAAGCACTGTAA
- a CDS encoding flagellar hook-length control protein FliK: MXXQPAQWQAPLREALGERLQVQLGRQGENAVIRLDPPMLGRIEISIRHLAGALQVNLSASNGEVLRQLQGIGDNLRSDLAQRQYADVSVNVSPAPRSPAAQAFAEGDARGQQRQGGRERDEDEPGRALSDSGQPAASFAMNQRES, encoded by the coding sequence GTGNNNNNCCAGCCGGCGCAATGGCAGGCGCCGCTGCGCGAAGCGCTCGGCGAGCGTCTGCAAGTGCAGTTGGGACGCCAGGGCGAGAACGCGGTGATCCGCCTCGATCCGCCGATGCTGGGCCGCATAGAAATTTCGATCCGCCACCTGGCTGGCGCGCTGCAAGTCAATCTGAGCGCCTCCAACGGCGAAGTCTTGCGCCAGTTGCAAGGCATCGGCGACAACCTGCGCAGTGATCTGGCGCAGCGCCAGTACGCCGACGTCTCGGTGAATGTCAGCCCTGCCCCGCGCAGCCCGGCGGCGCAAGCGTTTGCCGAAGGCGATGCGCGCGGCCAGCAACGCCAGGGCGGCCGCGAACGCGACGAAGATGAGCCGGGCCGCGCGCTGTCCGATAGCGGCCAGCCGGCGGCCAGCTTCGCCATGAACCAGCGGGAAAGCTGA
- the flgN gene encoding flagellar export chaperone FlgN: MSGAAKMTRPQALTRVLRGVSDDIAAYGALLELQEQQFQAALRHQPARLSALAESINAAVDGMEQRRRQRVSLVRGLSGAGGTMNQIIELLQGAPRLQLETDWAALEQMVLECKRLNQRNSHLLTEQYSIMQRVLHGEDDTYAPG, translated from the coding sequence ATGAGCGGCGCCGCCAAGATGACGCGCCCGCAGGCGCTGACGCGCGTGCTGCGCGGCGTCAGCGACGATATCGCCGCCTATGGCGCGCTGCTGGAGCTGCAGGAGCAGCAATTCCAGGCCGCGCTGCGCCACCAGCCGGCGCGCCTGTCGGCACTGGCCGAGAGCATCAATGCCGCGGTCGACGGCATGGAACAGCGCCGCCGCCAGCGGGTCAGCCTGGTGCGCGGCTTGAGCGGCGCCGGCGGCACGATGAACCAGATCATCGAATTGCTGCAAGGCGCACCGCGTTTGCAATTGGAAACCGACTGGGCAGCGCTGGAACAAATGGTGCTTGAATGTAAGCGCCTGAACCAGCGCAACAGCCATTTATTGACCGAACAATACAGCATCATGCAGCGCGTGCTGCATGGCGAGGACGATACCTATGCGCCAGGCTGA
- the motA gene encoding flagellar motor stator protein MotA: MVIIGILIVMGCVFGGFAMMGGTVHAIWQPIELIIIIGAALGALVLGNPKHVLGEMVTQIRKIVTHKKQGSEFQRQLLLLMYELLQTAAGGLKALDAHVEAPKESALFQRYPLILEDPKLLAFIVDNFRLMAMGKINAHELEGVLEQELEAIHDELLQPSKSLHKIAEAMPGFGILAAVLGIVMAMNSVADGADAAEISEKVGAAMVGTFIGIFFCYGVLDPICNMMKQLVSEESSTMECVKVVLVTHVAGKPPLLAIDAGRRLVQLNIKPSFAQLENWINALEGEAEEQPRRPGERRAKAA, from the coding sequence ATGGTGATTATCGGTATCTTAATCGTAATGGGATGTGTATTCGGGGGCTTCGCCATGATGGGCGGCACCGTCCATGCGATCTGGCAGCCGATCGAATTGATCATCATCATCGGCGCCGCCCTCGGCGCGCTGGTGCTGGGCAATCCGAAGCATGTGCTGGGCGAAATGGTGACCCAGATCCGCAAGATCGTCACGCACAAGAAGCAAGGTTCGGAATTCCAGCGCCAGTTGCTGCTGCTGATGTATGAATTGCTGCAAACCGCCGCCGGCGGCCTGAAGGCGCTCGACGCCCACGTCGAGGCGCCGAAGGAAAGCGCGCTGTTCCAGCGTTACCCGCTGATCCTGGAAGACCCGAAATTGCTGGCGTTTATCGTCGATAACTTTCGCCTGATGGCGATGGGCAAGATCAATGCGCATGAACTGGAAGGCGTGCTGGAACAGGAACTGGAAGCGATCCACGATGAGTTGCTGCAACCGTCGAAATCGCTGCACAAGATCGCCGAAGCGATGCCCGGCTTCGGTATCCTGGCGGCGGTGCTGGGCATCGTGATGGCGATGAACTCGGTGGCCGACGGCGCCGACGCGGCGGAAATTTCCGAAAAAGTCGGCGCGGCGATGGTCGGCACCTTCATCGGCATCTTCTTTTGCTACGGCGTGCTCGATCCGATCTGCAATATGATGAAGCAACTGGTCAGCGAAGAAAGCTCGACCATGGAATGCGTCAAAGTCGTGCTGGTGACCCACGTGGCCGGCAAGCCGCCGCTGCTGGCGATCGACGCCGGCCGCCGCCTGGTGCAATTGAATATCAAGCCTAGTTTCGCCCAGTTGGAAAACTGGATCAATGCGCTCGAAGGCGAAGCCGAAGAACAACCGCGCCGTCCAGGGGAGCGCCGTGCTAAAGCCGCATGA
- a CDS encoding flagellar basal body rod protein FlgF, translated as MDALIYTAMSGADRALRAQQVHANNLANMDTSGFRANLEVSTTQPLQNGYGYDDRHMTQTQASAIATHSGTVKETGRDLDVAVSGNGYLTVQVQNGEAYTRAGAMQVDTNGTLSINGRPVLGEGGPITLPEYTSVAIGVDGTISVQVPGSALMQTIDKLKLVNPDGAQLTKNEAGLIVARSGDDLPADPAVRVSGGHLEGSNVSAVEEMVATMSLNRSFEMQMKVFKASDDMTQSGNRLMGS; from the coding sequence ATGGATGCGCTGATTTACACCGCCATGAGCGGGGCCGACCGGGCCCTGCGGGCGCAGCAGGTACACGCCAACAACCTGGCCAATATGGATACCTCCGGCTTCCGCGCCAATCTGGAAGTGTCGACTACCCAGCCGCTGCAAAACGGCTACGGCTACGACGACCGCCACATGACGCAGACCCAGGCTAGCGCGATCGCCACCCATTCCGGCACGGTCAAGGAAACCGGCCGCGACCTCGACGTGGCGGTCAGCGGCAACGGCTACCTGACGGTGCAGGTCCAGAACGGCGAAGCCTATACCCGCGCCGGCGCGATGCAGGTCGATACCAACGGCACGCTGAGCATCAACGGCCGGCCGGTGCTGGGCGAAGGCGGTCCGATCACGCTGCCGGAATACACCAGCGTCGCGATCGGGGTCGACGGCACCATCTCGGTGCAAGTGCCGGGCAGCGCGCTGATGCAGACCATCGACAAGCTCAAGCTGGTCAATCCCGACGGCGCCCAGCTGACCAAGAACGAGGCCGGACTGATCGTCGCCCGCAGCGGCGACGACTTGCCGGCCGATCCGGCGGTGCGCGTCAGCGGCGGCCACCTGGAAGGCAGCAACGTGTCGGCGGTCGAGGAAATGGTCGCCACCATGAGCTTGAACCGCAGCTTCGAAATGCAGATGAAGGTCTTCAAGGCCAGTGATGACATGACCCAATCGGGCAACCGCCTGATGGGTTCCTAA
- a CDS encoding flagellar motor protein MotB — protein MLKPHEKHDQAIIKRSSRKHDEEAHGGAWKVAFADFCLALLSLFLVLWLMAAREQQAMKEIMMDSSAASRQGEGQGVMPEPKGGPRGSLIDHFPLPRQNSGNTTTAGKQANDGKAQPKMSYQSPEDLAALSRALDKLSAEAGLSNNLQSVITPYGLRVMLHDTDKQGMFVRGSSIPTDRFRKLLRQMGPVFAQMENQMLIVGHTDSMQYTNNDYEAFSNWTLSSNRAMSARAQLLAGSMNPESVLQVVGMADRAPLDATNAAAGINRRIELLILTRGQADSVAAMFGVPGAKPSKSQDIDVGEPDPAVLKQLRDKLNPALNSRLNPAGAKKGRAEHAD, from the coding sequence GTGCTAAAGCCGCATGAAAAACATGATCAGGCGATCATCAAGCGATCCAGCCGCAAGCACGATGAAGAAGCCCATGGCGGCGCGTGGAAAGTCGCGTTCGCCGACTTTTGCCTGGCCTTGCTGTCGCTGTTCCTGGTGTTGTGGCTGATGGCCGCGCGCGAACAGCAGGCAATGAAGGAAATCATGATGGATTCGAGCGCCGCCAGCCGCCAGGGCGAAGGCCAGGGCGTGATGCCGGAGCCGAAAGGCGGCCCGCGCGGCAGCCTGATCGACCACTTCCCGCTGCCGCGCCAAAACAGCGGCAATACGACCACCGCCGGCAAGCAGGCCAACGACGGCAAGGCGCAGCCGAAAATGAGTTACCAGTCGCCGGAAGACCTGGCCGCGCTGTCGCGCGCGCTCGACAAGCTGAGCGCCGAAGCCGGCCTGTCGAACAACCTGCAATCGGTCATCACGCCGTACGGCTTGCGGGTCATGTTGCACGACACCGACAAGCAAGGCATGTTCGTGCGCGGCAGTTCGATCCCGACCGACCGCTTCCGCAAATTGCTGCGCCAGATGGGACCGGTATTCGCGCAAATGGAAAACCAGATGCTGATCGTCGGCCATACCGACTCGATGCAGTACACCAACAACGATTATGAAGCGTTTTCCAACTGGACGCTGTCGAGCAACCGCGCCATGTCGGCCCGCGCGCAATTGCTGGCCGGTAGCATGAATCCGGAAAGCGTGCTGCAAGTGGTCGGCATGGCCGACCGCGCCCCGCTCGACGCCACCAACGCGGCGGCCGGTATCAACCGGCGCATCGAATTGCTGATCCTGACCCGTGGCCAGGCCGACAGCGTGGCGGCGATGTTCGGCGTGCCGGGCGCCAAGCCGTCGAAGTCGCAGGACATCGATGTCGGCGAGCCGGACCCGGCAGTCCTGAAGCAATTGCGGGACAAGCTGAATCCGGCACTCAATTCCAGGCTCAATCCGGCAGGCGCAAAAAAAGGACGGGCGGAACATGCAGATTAA
- a CDS encoding flagellar hook capping FlgD N-terminal domain-containing protein, whose protein sequence is MQTNLLNNNNNASNNNPNPSQNSATSDMFTKLLVAQIKNQDPLSPTDPAQFVNQLTQQAQMEALQNLATLTASNADALQNIQIIALGAQIGSEVMARTDTVKTSDAKISGSVTLAAASSKTTVTLKGSDDKEYKIELGKQEPGSVPFTIDPVALGLPPGTYKMTVSTSSSDKPTIDIAGKLNSVRLLASGGAVMNVSNLGDVTPDNITGFNGKKT, encoded by the coding sequence ATGCAAACCAACTTGCTTAACAACAATAACAACGCCAGCAACAATAACCCGAACCCGTCGCAGAACAGCGCCACCTCGGACATGTTCACCAAATTGCTGGTGGCGCAGATCAAGAACCAGGATCCGCTGTCGCCGACCGACCCGGCGCAGTTCGTCAATCAATTGACGCAGCAGGCGCAAATGGAGGCGCTGCAAAACCTGGCCACGCTGACCGCCTCGAATGCCGATGCGCTGCAAAACATCCAGATCATCGCGCTGGGCGCGCAAATCGGTTCCGAAGTGATGGCCAGAACCGACACCGTCAAGACCAGCGACGCCAAGATCAGCGGTTCGGTGACGCTGGCGGCGGCGAGCAGCAAGACCACCGTGACCTTGAAGGGGTCCGACGACAAGGAATACAAGATCGAGCTCGGCAAGCAGGAACCGGGCAGCGTGCCGTTCACCATCGATCCGGTGGCGCTGGGCTTGCCACCGGGCACCTACAAGATGACGGTCAGCACCAGCAGCTCGGACAAGCCGACCATCGATATTGCCGGCAAGCTCAACAGCGTGCGCCTGCTGGCCAGCGGCGGCGCCGTGATGAATGTGTCCAACCTCGGTGATGTCACCCCGGATAACATCACCGGCTTCAACGGCAAGAAAACCTGA
- the flgC gene encoding flagellar basal body rod protein FlgC codes for MGFQDISKIAGSAMAAQTVRLNTIASNLANADSVAGSEAETYRARKPVFAAMFDGGAQDGARVQVLDVVESDEPLRKVYEPGHPMANADGMVFYPNVNSVAEMADMMSASRAFESNVEVLGRIKTMQQSLLKLGET; via the coding sequence ATGGGCTTCCAGGATATTTCCAAGATCGCCGGTTCGGCGATGGCGGCGCAGACCGTGCGCCTCAATACCATCGCCAGCAACCTGGCCAACGCCGATTCGGTGGCCGGTTCCGAAGCGGAAACCTATCGCGCGCGCAAGCCGGTATTCGCCGCCATGTTCGATGGCGGCGCCCAGGATGGCGCGCGGGTGCAGGTGCTGGACGTGGTCGAAAGCGACGAACCGCTGCGCAAGGTGTATGAACCGGGCCATCCGATGGCCAACGCCGACGGCATGGTGTTTTACCCGAACGTCAACTCGGTGGCCGAGATGGCCGACATGATGTCGGCGTCGCGCGCCTTCGAAAGCAATGTCGAAGTGCTGGGCCGCATCAAGACGATGCAGCAATCCTTACTCAAACTAGGCGAAACTTAA
- the flgA gene encoding flagellar basal body P-ring formation chaperone FlgA, translating to MERQADAAKLLDPQFEITVGKTARPLAACARPVTVEPADMRSATRMRLSVVCPGTPGWRQDVVARATVSARVAVSAVALMPGKALGPDDVFLERRDVSMIPDSLSDLQALTGLSSRRSLRAGEVLRQSQLTAQVLVKRGEAVRIVARREQIEVSMAGEAMDPGAQDDVIRVRNAASGTVIRARVLAAGQVEPADIPLK from the coding sequence TTGGAACGACAGGCGGACGCCGCCAAACTGCTCGATCCGCAATTCGAGATTACTGTGGGCAAGACCGCGCGGCCGCTGGCCGCTTGCGCCAGGCCGGTGACCGTCGAGCCGGCCGACATGCGTTCGGCGACCCGCATGCGCCTGTCGGTGGTGTGTCCCGGCACGCCGGGCTGGCGCCAGGACGTGGTGGCGCGCGCGACGGTCTCGGCGCGGGTGGCGGTCAGCGCGGTGGCCTTGATGCCGGGCAAAGCGCTGGGGCCGGACGACGTTTTCCTGGAACGGCGCGACGTCTCGATGATCCCCGACAGCCTGTCCGACTTGCAAGCCTTGACCGGCCTGAGCAGCCGGCGCAGCCTGCGCGCCGGCGAAGTGCTGCGCCAGAGCCAGTTGACGGCGCAAGTGCTGGTCAAGCGCGGCGAAGCGGTGCGCATTGTCGCGCGCCGCGAACAGATCGAAGTGAGCATGGCGGGCGAGGCGATGGACCCTGGCGCCCAGGATGACGTGATACGGGTGCGCAACGCCGCCAGCGGCACGGTGATACGCGCCAGGGTGCTGGCGGCGGGGCAGGTCGAGCCGGCCGATATCCCGCTGAAATAG
- a CDS encoding flagellar basal body-associated FliL family protein, with protein MNIKLKLVGAFVLVAALAAGAAGGAVWYLGKPVTAPGAAAQAAPVKVPETGKKARKFLTLDKVIVMLRRMPGDTESHYLSADLVIATTEEKEKLTKEHLPLMRSIAVSALSSFPVEKAQTMTVEQYAEQINHAFNASYDKEKMDKPFTEVMIGKLIIE; from the coding sequence ATGAATATAAAACTGAAACTGGTAGGCGCTTTTGTGCTGGTGGCCGCACTGGCGGCCGGCGCCGCCGGCGGCGCGGTATGGTATCTGGGCAAGCCGGTGACGGCGCCCGGCGCGGCGGCCCAGGCGGCGCCGGTCAAAGTGCCGGAAACCGGCAAGAAGGCGCGTAAATTCCTGACCCTCGACAAAGTGATCGTGATGTTGCGGCGCATGCCCGGCGACACCGAAAGCCATTACCTGTCGGCCGACCTGGTGATCGCCACCACCGAGGAAAAGGAAAAGCTGACCAAGGAACATTTGCCGCTGATGCGCAGCATCGCCGTCAGCGCGCTGTCCAGCTTTCCAGTGGAAAAGGCGCAAACGATGACGGTGGAACAGTACGCCGAACAAATCAATCACGCCTTCAATGCCAGTTATGACAAGGAAAAAATGGACAAGCCATTTACCGAAGTCATGATCGGCAAGCTGATCATTGAGTAA